In Spinacia oleracea cultivar Varoflay chromosome 5, BTI_SOV_V1, whole genome shotgun sequence, a single window of DNA contains:
- the LOC110790499 gene encoding nuclear ribonuclease Z has product MSMEPNNTESNSAAKSATKKKKRGIEIEGYPIEGLSIGGQETCVIFPTLSLAFDIGRCPQRAVSQDFLFISHGHMDHIGGLPMYVATRGLFSMKPPTIIVPKAIKEDVEKLFDVHRAMDQSELKNNLVGLDVGEEFCIRKDLKVKAFKTYHVIPSQGYLVYSVKQKLKQDYIGLPGKEIKALKDKGLEITTTTTSPEIAFTGDTMADFIVDPVNVDVLRAKILIMECTFLDNAVSEEHARDYGHTHLNEVVKYADMFQNKAILLIHFSARYHVYEIEEAISRLPSAFAGRVFALTEGI; this is encoded by the exons ATGTCAATGGAACCGAACAATACCGAGTCGAATTCGGCAGCAAAGTCAGCaacaaagaagaagaaaagaggaATAGAGATAGAAGGATACCCAATAGAGGGGTTATCAATAGGTGGCCAAGAAACATGCGTAATCTTCCCCACTCTCAGTCTCGCTTTCGATATCGGAAGGTGTCCTCAACGCGCCGTTTCACAGGATTTCCTCTTCATCTCACATGGTCACATGGATCACATT GGAGGGCTACCTATGTATGTTGCAACTCGTGGCTTGTTTTCAATGAAACCTCCTACAATTATTGTGCCTAAAGCTATAAAAGAGGATGTGGAAAAGCTTTTTGATGTACACAGAGCAATGGACCAATCTGAGCTGAAGAATAATTTAGTTGGTCTAGATGTGG GAGAAGAATTCTGTATTAGGAAGGATCTCAAAGTAAAAGCATTTAAGACATATCATGTCATTCCCAGTCAG GGATATTTAGTTTATTCAGTTAAACAGAAGCTTAAGCAGGATTACATTGGCCTTCCTGGAAAAGAGATCAAGGCTTTGAAGGATAAAGGTTTGGAG ATTACTACAACAACTACGTCACCTGAGATAGCGTTTACTGGAGACACAATGGCTGACTTCATTGTTGACCCAGTTAATGTTGATGTGCTGAGGGCAAAGATTCTTATAATGGAG TGCACGTTCTTAGACAACGCAGTTTCAGAGGAGCATGCAAGAGATTATGGACACACACACCTAAATGAG GTTGTAAAGTATGCTGATATGTTTCAGAATAAAGCAATTCTTTTGATCCACTTTTCTGCAAGATACCATGTATAT GAAATTGAAGAAGCCATTTCAAGATTGCCATCAGCATTTGCTGGCCGGGTTTTTGCTCTCACTGAAGGGATATGA
- the LOC110790501 gene encoding probable aldehyde dehydrogenase: MFRIGISREISKNASKKAISWLDSCRFPRYMSFESFQTVDADKICGSEPASVHNLVNGKWVKSPNWNTIVDPLNGEPFIKVSEIDESSIKPFVDSLSRCPKHGLHNPFKDPERYLLYGVISKKAAEMLSKDEVAEFFARLIQRVSPKSFAQAMVEVSVTKKFLENFSGDQVRFLARSFAVPGDHLGQQSHGYRWPYGPVAIITPFNFPLEIPLLQLMGALYMGNKPLLKVDSKVSIVMEQMLRLLHSCGLPLEDVDFINSDGKTMNKVLMEANPRMTLFTGSSRVAEKLAEDLKGRVKLEDAGFDWKILGPDVHEVDYTAWVCDQDAYACSGQKCSAQSILFMHENWSATPLISKMKDLAARRKLENLTIGPVLTVTTDAMLEHVDNLLKIPGSKILFGGEALENHTIPSIYGAFKPTAVYVPLEGILEDNNFELVTKEIFGPFQIVTDYRANQLPMVLEALERMNAHLTAAVVSNDPLFLQEVIGSTVNGTTYAGLRARTTGAPQNHWFGPAGDPRGAGIGTPEAIKLVWSCHREIIYDVGPVPPQWKCPPSS, from the exons ATGTTTAGAATTGGAATTAGCAGAGAAATAAGCAAAAATGCTTCCAAAAAGGCTATTTCTTGGCTTGATTCTTGTCGATTTCCAAG ATATATGAGCTTTGAATCTTTTCAAACTGTAGATGCAGACAAAATATGTGGTTCTGAACCAGCTTCAGTGCATAACTTGG TGAACGGGAAATGGGTTAAATCCCCTAATTGGAATACAATTGTGGATCCATTAAATGGTGAACCGTTCATTAAGGTTTCGGAGATTGATGAATCAAGTATAAAG CCATTTGTAGATAGCTTATCCAGATGCCCTAAACATGGTCTTCATAATCCATTCAAGGACCCAGAGAG ATATCTTCTCTATGGAGTCATATCAAAAAAAGCAGCGGAAATGCTTTCTAAGGATGAG GTTGCAGAATTTTTTGCTAGGCTAATTCAGAGGGTTTCTCCAAAGAGTTTTGCGCAGGCCATGGTTGAAGTATCTGTTACAAAGAAATTTCTCGAGAACTTCTCCGGTGACCAG GTTCGTTTTCTTGCAAGGTCGTTTGCAGTACCTGGGGATCATCTCGGTCAGCAAAGTCATGGTTACCGTTGGCCTTATGGCCCA GTGGCTATCATTACTCCCTTCAATTTCCCTCTAGAAATTCCACTGCTACAGTTGATGGGTGCACTTTACATGGGAAACAAACCTCTTCTCAAAGTGGATAGCAAG GTTAGCATTGTAATGGAACAAATGTTGCGCCTGCTTCATTCATGTGGGTTACCTCTTGAAGATGTTGACTTCATTAACTCTGATGGCAAGACAATGAACAAAGTGCTGATGGAG GCAAATCCTCGCATGACCCTCTTCACTGGAAGCTCTAGGGTAGCAGAGAAATTAGCAGAGGACCTAAAGGGAAGAGTTAAATTAGAGGATGCAGGATTTGATTGGAAAATCCTTGGCCCTGATGTTCACGAG GTGGATTATACTGCTTGGGTTTGTGATCAAGACGCATATGCATGCAGTGGACAGAAGTGCTCTGCACAGTCCATCCTTTTCATGCATGAG AATTGGTCAGCAACTCCTCTTATTTCCAAGATGAAAGATCTTGCTGCTAGAAGGAAGCTAGAAAATCTAACTATTGGACCTGTTCTTACT GTTACAACTGATGCAATGTTAGAGCACGTGGATAATTTGCTAAAAATACCGGGATCGAAAATACTATTTGGTGGTGAAGCTTTAGAGAATCACACTATACCCTCAATTTATGGCGCCTTCAAGCCTACTGCTGTATATGTTCCTCTGGAGGGAATATTGGAGGACAACAATTTTGAGCTTGTGACAAAAGAAATATTTGGACCATTCCAG ATTGTCACTGACTATAGAGCAAACCAACTTCCAATGGTGCTGGAGGCCTTAGAGAGGATGAATGCTCATTTAACCGCCGCTGTGGTGTCAAATGATCCGTTATTCCTACAG GAAGTTATTGGGAGTACAGTAAATGGAACCACTTATGCTGGCCTACGAGCGAGGACTACAGGAGCTCCACAAAATCATTG GTTTGGACCTGCTGGAGACCCTAGGGGTGCAGGAATTGGAACTCCAGAAGCGATAAAGCTGGTGTGGTCTTGCCATAGAGAAATCATTTACGATGTTGGTCCTGTTCCTCCCCAGTGGAAATGTCCACCATCTTCGTGA
- the LOC130461305 gene encoding uncharacterized protein produces the protein MDALLIDTLLHQQQIGNRINGQWTSSSYDIMVKELRDKLELPIKKEHLENRQKTLKKNFNDAHDMFKNSSGFGWDSKSKLFQAEPEVWQALIEAKPEAKKWMTTPISFYDKLMDIYAKDRANGEGSLTAKERARQRSNAEKDSPPNNIEFIDELVGLNKITLENFGSDAYGLPTLASSSSSKSEIKVESSSKGKKRKGSPEGDYEVQVLKEGLDSVADAIREGNSILKQIRPRVYSSDEIFDEIVKLGVEDNKQFKAYRFLNAKDTRVREFFGCPQRIRRAFLDQMMEEDGSSK, from the exons ATGGATGCACTTCTCATTGATACACTACTTCACCAACAACAGATTGGTAACAGAATTAATGGGCAATGGACTTCTTCATCTTATGATATCATGGTCAAGGAATTGCGTGATAAGCTTGAACTTCCAATAAAAAAGGAGCATTTGGAGAATCGACAAAAAACTCTCAAGAAGAATTTTAATGATGCACATGATATGTTTAAGAATTCAAGTGGCTTTGGATGGGATTCAAAGAGCAAACTTTTTCAAGCAGAACCTGAAGTTTGGCAAGCCTTGATTGAG GCTAAACCTGAAGCTAAAAAATGGATGACTACTCCCATTTCTTTCTATGATAAACTCATGGACATTTATGCTAAGGATAGAGCAAATGGAGAAGGATCCCTAACAGCAAAAGAGAGAGCACGTCAAAGGAGCAACGCCGAAAAAGATTCCCCTCCAAACAATATTGAATTCATTGATGAACTAGTAGGCCTAAACAAAATAACATTAGAGAATTTTGGTTCTGATGCTTATGGACTACCAACATTAGCATCTTCAAGTTCTTCCAAAAGTGAGATCAAGGTTGAGAGTTCATCTAAaggtaaaaaaagaaaagggagtcCAGAAGGTGACTATGAGGTCCAAGTTTTGAAAGAAGGACTTGATAGTGTCGCTGACGCTATAAGAGAAGGTAATTCTATTTTAAAGCAAATTCGTCCACGTGTTTACTCAAGTGATGAAATATTTGATGAAATTGTGAAATTGGGAGTTGAAGACAACAAGCAATTTAAAGCTTATAGGTTTTTAAATGCTAAGGATACAAGAGTGAGAGAATTTTTTGGTTGTCCTCAAAGAATTCGAAGAGCTTTTCTTGATCAAATGATGGAGGAGGATGGTTCTTCCAAGTGA
- the LOC110790512 gene encoding uncharacterized protein, which translates to MVRYIIFKKAFNIRGVCSSEIQDCIGAIDGTHARVIVSNTNAPRYRGRKSWPTQNVLAACTFDLKFTYVLPGWEGTSSDSRIIKDALTREDILHTLQGKYYLVGAGFMLTGALITPYRGVRYHLKEYSSRAPENAKELFNLRHASLRNAIERALGVLKKRFSLIASSTEPYFTFDTQRDVFLAGCILHNFLMGIDPDEELIAEVDRELLSSRRRNRHNAIDEDTEEGKIIRDNIAAQMWIDYLRQRIIRDNIAAQM; encoded by the exons ATGGTCAG ATACATCATCTTCAAGAAGGCCTTCAATATCAGGGGTGTTTGCTCCTCTGAGATTCAG GATTGTATTGGTGCTATCGATGGAACACATGCTCGTGTCATAGTTTCTAATACCAATGCACCAAGGTATCGTGGTAGAAAAAGTTGGCCTACCCAAAATGTCTTGGCTGCATGTACATTTGATTTGAAGTTCACTTATGTATTACCTGGATGGGAGGGAACATCGTCTGATTCAAGGATAATAAAAGATGCATTAACTAGAGAAGATATATTACATACCCTTCAAG gtAAATACTATCTAGTTGGTGCTGGGTTCATGCTCACTGGTGCGCTCATAACCCCTTATAGGGGTGTACGCTATCACTTAAAAGAGTACTCTAGTCGTGCACCGGAAAATGCAAAAGAACTTTTTAATCTTCGACATGCATCACTGCGCAATGCTATTGAGAGAGCATTGGGGGTTTTGAAAAAAAGATTTTCACTTATTGCAAGTTCAACTGAACCATACTTCACTTTTGATACACAAAGAGATGTTTTCTTGGCTGGTTGTATCTTGCATAACTTTTTGATGGGCATAGATCCTGATGAGGAGCTTATTGCTGAGGTTGATCGTGAGCTCTTAAGTAGTAGGAGACGAAATAGGCACAATGCAATAGATGAAGATACCGAAGAAGGAAAAATTATTCGTGACAATATAGCAGCTCAAATGTGGATTGACTATCTCAGACAACGCATTATCCGTGACAATATAGCAGCTCAAATGTGA